A section of the Thermoanaerobaculia bacterium genome encodes:
- a CDS encoding deoxyhypusine synthase family protein has translation MAKPQGKRRVGKTAEEYVHGAAVGVDRRKKKALLGRPTTPVRIEADTTVSELLDKYRDISFQARALGRCAEVFEKALRDKDRPTIFLGLAGSLIAAGMRQVIVDLVENNMVDVIVSTGAIISQDYYQVRGGRHYHGTPDIDDRMLRDLYIDRLYDTFIDEEKYWETDMAVSQFADRLAGKALSSRAFLRLLAETARHDEGSILGACARRNVPLFVPALNDSSIGIGLTEHYHRARQQGKEPFIISSIRDNYELTQIVVKSKATAALYISGGVPKNYINDSIVMSYIFGLDTGGHRYALQITTDAPHWGGLGGSTLSEATSWGKVSKTATHEMAFVETSVALPMLYAYALQKNAARGRRRLKYVWKEDILESMTAK, from the coding sequence ATGGCAAAACCCCAGGGAAAGCGGCGCGTCGGGAAGACGGCCGAGGAGTACGTCCACGGCGCGGCGGTCGGCGTCGACCGCCGCAAGAAGAAAGCGCTCCTAGGCCGTCCGACGACGCCGGTCCGGATCGAGGCCGATACGACGGTCTCGGAGCTCCTGGACAAATACCGGGACATCTCCTTCCAGGCGCGCGCGCTCGGCCGCTGCGCGGAAGTCTTCGAGAAGGCGCTCCGGGACAAGGACCGGCCGACGATCTTCCTGGGCCTCGCCGGATCCCTGATCGCCGCGGGAATGCGCCAGGTGATCGTCGATCTCGTCGAGAACAACATGGTCGACGTGATCGTCTCGACCGGCGCGATCATCTCGCAGGACTACTACCAGGTGCGGGGCGGTCGGCACTATCACGGCACTCCCGACATCGACGACCGCATGCTCCGCGACCTCTACATCGACCGCCTCTACGACACGTTCATCGACGAGGAGAAGTACTGGGAGACGGACATGGCCGTATCGCAGTTCGCGGACCGGCTCGCCGGGAAGGCGCTCTCGTCTCGCGCGTTCCTTCGGCTGCTCGCCGAGACGGCCCGCCACGACGAGGGATCGATCCTCGGCGCCTGCGCGCGCCGCAACGTCCCGCTCTTCGTTCCGGCGTTGAACGACTCGTCGATCGGGATCGGGCTGACCGAGCACTATCACCGCGCGCGGCAGCAGGGGAAGGAGCCGTTCATCATCTCCTCGATCCGCGACAACTACGAGCTGACCCAGATCGTCGTGAAGTCGAAGGCGACGGCGGCGCTCTACATCTCGGGAGGAGTGCCGAAGAACTACATCAACGACTCGATCGTGATGAGCTACATCTTCGGGCTCGACACCGGGGGCCACCGCTACGCGCTGCAGATCACGACCGACGCGCCGCACTGGGGCGGCCTCGGCGGCTCGACGCTCTCGGAGGCGACGTCGTGGGGCAAGGTCTCGAAGACCGCGACGCACGAGATGGCGTTCGTCGAGACGTCGGTCGCGCTCCCGATGCTCTACGCCTACGCGCTCCAGAAGAACGCGGCGCGCGGGCGCAGACGCCTCAAGTACGTCTGGAAGGAAGACATCCTGGAGAGCATGACGGCGAAATAG
- the larB gene encoding nickel pincer cofactor biosynthesis protein LarB codes for MAPSDFILDFDRVRRLGFPEVVLASGKETAQIVAIVRQLARENDVLVTRLLPDAWEEISREALPGRADYDPRSRTLVVHVGKPSRPLPGDVAIVTAGTADVDVAHEARRTLEYLGVASRVIADVGVAGVVRLLGKLEEIERADVVIAVAGMEGAMFSVIGGLVGRPIICVPTSRGYGANFDGLASLLSALASCANGVAAVNIDSGYGAAMAAYRILAKGPKTWQNPRESGASGRRPRSTSTARRSASTAARRKRS; via the coding sequence ATGGCCCCATCCGATTTCATCCTCGATTTCGACCGGGTGCGCCGCCTCGGGTTCCCCGAGGTCGTCCTCGCCTCGGGCAAGGAGACGGCGCAGATCGTCGCGATCGTCCGCCAGCTCGCGCGGGAGAACGACGTGCTCGTCACGCGGCTGCTCCCCGACGCCTGGGAGGAGATCTCGCGCGAGGCGCTTCCCGGCCGGGCCGACTACGACCCGCGCTCGCGAACGCTCGTCGTCCACGTCGGGAAGCCCAGCCGGCCGCTCCCCGGGGACGTCGCGATCGTGACGGCGGGGACCGCGGACGTCGACGTCGCGCACGAGGCGCGGCGGACGCTCGAGTACCTCGGCGTCGCTTCCCGCGTCATCGCCGACGTCGGGGTCGCGGGCGTCGTGCGGCTCCTCGGAAAGCTCGAGGAGATCGAGCGCGCGGACGTCGTGATCGCGGTCGCCGGAATGGAAGGGGCGATGTTCTCCGTGATCGGGGGCCTCGTCGGCCGGCCGATCATCTGCGTTCCGACCTCGCGTGGTTACGGCGCGAACTTCGACGGGCTCGCGTCGCTCCTTTCCGCGCTCGCTTCGTGCGCGAACGGAGTGGCGGCCGTCAACATCGACTCCGGGTACGGCGCCGCGATGGCGGCCTACCGGATTCTGGCGAAAGGACCGAAGACATGGCAAAACCCCAGGGAAAGCGGCGCGTCGGGAAGACGGCCGAGGAGTACGTCCACGGCGCGGCGGTCGGCGTCGACCGCCGCAAGAAGAAAGCGCTCCTAG
- a CDS encoding cytochrome c: MERRIDGGLPFLWAALALAAMTALAARGSDRASPGDDRDGQALYAKNCLSCHGDSGRGDGPSGLFLKQKPVDLRSGSVRKMSDDELFSRITEGKPPMPGFGNRLSAEDRRALVRYVRELVARDR, translated from the coding sequence ATGGAACGACGAATCGACGGAGGGCTCCCCTTCCTGTGGGCGGCGCTGGCGCTGGCGGCCATGACGGCGCTCGCGGCGCGGGGATCCGACCGCGCCTCTCCGGGGGACGATCGGGACGGCCAGGCGCTCTACGCGAAGAACTGCCTTTCCTGCCATGGCGATTCGGGACGCGGCGACGGGCCGAGCGGCCTCTTCCTGAAGCAGAAGCCGGTGGACCTCCGGTCGGGTTCGGTCCGGAAGATGAGCGACGACGAGCTCTTCTCGCGAATCACGGAGGGCAAGCCGCCGATGCCGGGTTTCGGGAACCGTCTGAGCGCCGAAGACCGGCGGGCGCTCGTTCGCTACGTCCGGGAGCTCGTCGCCCGCGATCGCTGA
- a CDS encoding pyridoxal-dependent decarboxylase produces the protein MTPEEFRRWGHAIVDWIADYRERAPSLPVLPSVEPGALAAALPAAPPETAEPFENVIADLDRLVVPATTHWQHPGFFAFFPSNGDLASVLGDFVSTGLGVVGLSWQACPSLTEVEEVATRWLRDMMGLSSAWSGVIADTASTATLQALLCARERATGYSLARGGLAGEAPLSVYCSEQSHSSVEKAALLAGFGRAHLRKVGVDAAYAMRPDALAEAVARDVAAGVRPCAVVATSGTTAVTAFDPLAAIAEVARAHGLWLHVDAAMAGPGMILPELRPLWEGVEGADSLVVNPHKWLGVSCDCSVYYVRDPEHLVRVMSTNPSYLRSAVDEKVTNYRDWGIPLGRRFRALKLWFLIRSEGVEGLRRRLRRDLDNARWLDGEVRKRPGWRVVAPVRLQTVCIRHEPGGLPGDALDRHTLAWAEAVNRSGEAFVTPATLDGRWMVRVSIGNLGTEREHVVRLWRRMIAEAEVD, from the coding sequence ATGACGCCCGAAGAATTCCGCCGCTGGGGCCACGCGATCGTGGACTGGATCGCCGACTACCGGGAACGGGCGCCATCGCTGCCGGTCCTGCCGTCGGTCGAGCCGGGCGCCCTCGCCGCCGCGCTTCCGGCCGCGCCCCCCGAGACCGCCGAGCCGTTCGAAAACGTGATCGCCGACCTCGACCGTCTCGTCGTCCCCGCGACGACGCACTGGCAGCATCCGGGGTTCTTCGCGTTCTTCCCCTCCAACGGCGATCTCGCCTCGGTACTGGGGGACTTCGTCTCGACGGGTCTCGGCGTGGTGGGGCTGTCCTGGCAGGCGTGCCCGTCGCTGACCGAAGTGGAGGAGGTCGCGACCCGGTGGCTCCGCGACATGATGGGACTGTCGTCCGCCTGGAGCGGCGTGATCGCGGACACGGCGTCGACCGCGACTCTGCAGGCCCTCCTCTGCGCCCGCGAGAGGGCGACCGGCTATTCGCTGGCGCGCGGAGGGCTCGCGGGAGAGGCCCCGCTTTCCGTGTATTGTTCGGAGCAAAGCCACAGCTCGGTCGAGAAAGCGGCGCTGCTGGCGGGTTTCGGCCGCGCGCACCTCCGGAAGGTCGGGGTGGACGCGGCGTACGCGATGCGGCCGGACGCGCTCGCCGAGGCCGTCGCCAGGGACGTCGCGGCGGGCGTCCGTCCGTGCGCGGTCGTCGCGACCTCGGGAACCACCGCCGTGACGGCGTTCGACCCGCTCGCCGCGATCGCGGAGGTCGCCCGCGCCCACGGCCTCTGGCTCCACGTCGACGCGGCGATGGCCGGCCCCGGGATGATCCTCCCGGAGCTCCGCCCGCTCTGGGAGGGCGTCGAGGGCGCCGACTCCCTCGTCGTCAATCCCCACAAGTGGCTCGGCGTTTCCTGCGACTGCTCCGTCTACTACGTCCGCGATCCCGAGCATCTCGTGCGCGTGATGAGCACGAATCCGAGCTATCTCCGGAGCGCCGTGGACGAGAAGGTGACCAACTACCGCGACTGGGGCATCCCCCTCGGCCGCCGGTTCCGGGCGCTGAAGCTCTGGTTCCTCATCCGGTCCGAAGGCGTCGAGGGCCTCCGCCGCAGGCTCCGCCGCGACCTCGACAACGCGCGCTGGCTCGACGGAGAGGTCCGGAAGCGTCCCGGGTGGCGCGTCGTCGCGCCGGTGCGGCTTCAGACCGTCTGCATCCGCCACGAGCCGGGCGGGCTCCCGGGTGACGCCCTCGACCGGCACACGCTCGCCTGGGCGGAGGCCGTGAACCGGTCCGGCGAGGCGTTCGTCACGCCGGCGACCCTCGACGGCCGATGGATGGTCCGCGTCTCGATCGGCAACCTGGGGACGGAACGCGAGCACGTCGTCCGGCTGTGGCGCCGGATGATCGCCGAAGCCGAGGTTGACTAA
- a CDS encoding PhzF family phenazine biosynthesis protein produces the protein MKLSLVDAFTDVPFAGNPAAVCLLDRDASASWRQSVARELGYSETAFLRPLGSDAIEIRWFTPTMEVDLCGHATLASAHFLWEGKIAMAGRPIRFESKSGSLFARGSEGAIELDFPEETAREVPPPSGIVDALGVDPRWFGRNRLDYLVLVERESEVRGLRPDFARLATACSEGRGVMVTARSEDPAFDFVSRFFAPSSGIDEDPVTGSAHCCLGPFWAERLGKNDLRGFQASARGGAVSVRTRGNGRVYLGGAAVTIFRGELAVPE, from the coding sequence ATGAAGCTCTCGCTCGTCGACGCTTTCACCGACGTCCCGTTCGCGGGGAATCCCGCCGCCGTCTGCCTGCTCGACCGCGATGCGTCGGCCTCGTGGCGGCAGTCCGTCGCCCGGGAGCTCGGCTATTCGGAGACCGCGTTTCTCCGCCCGCTCGGGTCCGACGCGATCGAGATCCGCTGGTTCACCCCGACGATGGAGGTCGACCTCTGCGGCCACGCGACCCTGGCGAGCGCCCATTTTCTCTGGGAAGGAAAGATCGCGATGGCGGGGCGGCCCATTCGCTTCGAATCGAAGAGCGGTTCTCTCTTCGCCCGCGGGTCCGAAGGAGCGATCGAGCTCGATTTCCCCGAGGAGACGGCGCGGGAAGTCCCGCCGCCGTCCGGGATCGTCGACGCGCTGGGCGTCGATCCCCGGTGGTTCGGGAGAAATCGTCTCGATTACCTCGTGCTCGTCGAACGGGAGTCGGAAGTCCGGGGTCTGCGGCCCGACTTCGCCCGGCTGGCGACCGCGTGTTCGGAGGGGCGCGGCGTGATGGTCACGGCTCGCTCGGAGGACCCGGCGTTCGACTTCGTCTCCCGGTTTTTCGCCCCCTCGTCCGGAATCGACGAGGATCCGGTCACGGGATCCGCGCACTGTTGCCTCGGACCGTTCTGGGCCGAGCGTCTCGGGAAGAACGATCTCCGGGGATTTCAGGCTTCTGCGCGCGGAGGAGCCGTCTCGGTTCGAACCCGCGGCAACGGAAGGGTTTATCTCGGGGGAGCCGCGGTCACGATTTTTCGCGGAGAGCTCGCGGTTCCGGAATAA
- a CDS encoding branched-chain amino acid transaminase produces MVLPKFAFFDGRILPYGEAKVGLLTHALNYGTGCFAGVRAFWNPEEEELFIFRARDHFQRFLESARLLSMDLPYSADDLAESLVALLRAEGYREDCYIRPLAFLSDETIGVRLQGLTPSVSMVAFPFGKYLDRDEGAHLTVSSWRRIDDAVIPPRGKVTGGYINSALAKNDAQKAGFDDAILLDGRGKISEATVSNIFLVRRGQLLTPQVTDGVLEGITRRTVMELAKRELGIEVGERTIDRTELLLAEEAFLAGTGIGIVPITRVDHRPIGDGRTGEITGSIRRLYFDAARGKLAAYRSWCRPVGKSIQRVEVA; encoded by the coding sequence ATGGTTCTCCCGAAATTCGCATTCTTCGACGGGCGAATCCTTCCCTACGGCGAAGCCAAGGTCGGTCTTCTGACGCATGCGCTCAACTACGGCACCGGCTGCTTCGCCGGCGTGCGCGCATTCTGGAACCCGGAAGAGGAAGAGCTCTTCATCTTCCGCGCCCGGGACCACTTCCAGCGATTCCTCGAGTCCGCGCGGCTGCTCTCGATGGACCTCCCGTATTCCGCCGACGACCTTGCCGAGAGCCTCGTCGCGCTGCTCCGCGCCGAGGGATACCGGGAAGACTGCTACATCCGACCGCTCGCCTTCCTGTCCGACGAGACGATCGGCGTCCGGCTCCAGGGCCTCACGCCGTCGGTGTCGATGGTCGCGTTCCCGTTCGGCAAGTATCTCGACCGCGACGAAGGCGCGCACCTGACGGTTTCCTCCTGGCGGCGGATCGACGACGCGGTGATCCCCCCGCGCGGCAAGGTGACGGGCGGCTACATCAATTCGGCGCTCGCGAAGAACGACGCCCAGAAGGCGGGCTTCGACGACGCGATTCTCCTCGACGGCCGCGGAAAGATCAGCGAGGCGACCGTGTCGAACATTTTCCTCGTGCGGCGCGGACAGCTGCTCACGCCGCAGGTCACCGACGGGGTCCTCGAAGGGATCACCCGTCGAACCGTGATGGAGCTCGCCAAGCGCGAGCTCGGAATCGAAGTCGGCGAACGGACGATCGACCGGACGGAACTGCTCCTCGCGGAAGAAGCCTTCCTCGCCGGCACCGGAATCGGAATCGTGCCGATCACGCGCGTCGATCACCGCCCGATCGGCGATGGTCGGACCGGCGAGATCACCGGCTCCATCCGCCGGCTCTACTTCGACGCGGCCCGCGGAAAGCTCGCCGCCTACCGCTCGTGGTGCCGGCCGGTGGGAAAGTCGATCCAGCGCGTCGAGGTCGCCTGA
- a CDS encoding PLP-dependent aminotransferase family protein has protein sequence MSGTDAFELVSALGGWRERRGPSYRRLAEALRDALVAGRFPVGTVLPPERRFAEALGVSRTTVVGAYEMLRAEGWLESVQGSGTRVRREAPSRASAAPLAAQRRHSAFRGLVDSGGTAVSFLGLHLPAIAPDFEETLAETARDSRSLLRGHGYSGLGLAPLREAIARHLTTGGLPTRSSEVLVTHGAQQAIGLAAQLLLRRGDAVVLEDPTYLGAIDLFEATGARLVTVPVGPAGVRLERLAAAVEREHPRAIYLMPTFQNPVGPVIPEEARREIAAIADRHGTVVVEDGTLEDLDFGTRPPPPIAAFCRSGRGVTIGSLSKLIWGGLRVGWLRAPAALLDAAAELKVMSDLGNSPLSQTLATRLMRRLPDIRTRRRAEIVERFEVLASELTRRLPEWEWTRPLGGLSVWVRLPRGDAEEFGAVARRHGVAILPGSVFSPSNGHADHIRLPFCLEPDEIRDGIARLSRAWAEYVPASAGRPSERPLHVVV, from the coding sequence ATGTCGGGAACGGACGCGTTCGAATTGGTGTCGGCGCTCGGAGGGTGGAGAGAGAGGCGGGGCCCCTCGTATCGCCGGCTCGCGGAAGCCCTGCGCGACGCGCTCGTCGCGGGACGATTCCCCGTCGGAACGGTGCTGCCGCCGGAGCGGCGATTCGCCGAAGCGCTCGGCGTGAGCCGCACGACGGTCGTCGGCGCGTACGAAATGCTCCGGGCCGAAGGGTGGCTCGAGTCGGTCCAGGGAAGCGGCACGCGCGTGCGCCGCGAGGCCCCGTCGCGGGCGAGCGCGGCGCCGCTCGCCGCGCAGCGCCGGCACAGCGCGTTCCGCGGCCTCGTGGATTCGGGCGGGACCGCGGTCTCGTTCCTCGGTCTCCATCTTCCGGCCATCGCGCCGGACTTCGAAGAAACGCTCGCCGAGACCGCGCGCGACTCCCGCTCGCTCCTGCGCGGACACGGCTACAGCGGCCTCGGCCTCGCGCCGCTGCGCGAGGCGATCGCGCGGCATCTGACCACCGGCGGGCTTCCGACACGATCTTCGGAGGTGCTCGTCACCCACGGCGCGCAGCAGGCGATCGGTCTCGCCGCGCAACTCCTTCTCCGCCGGGGCGACGCCGTCGTCCTCGAAGACCCGACGTATCTCGGCGCGATCGATCTGTTCGAGGCGACCGGCGCGCGGCTCGTGACGGTCCCGGTGGGCCCGGCCGGCGTCCGCCTCGAACGGCTCGCGGCGGCCGTCGAGCGCGAACATCCGCGGGCGATCTATCTCATGCCCACCTTCCAGAACCCGGTCGGCCCCGTCATCCCGGAAGAGGCCCGGCGAGAAATCGCGGCGATCGCCGATCGCCACGGAACCGTCGTCGTGGAAGACGGGACGCTCGAGGACCTCGATTTCGGAACGCGACCGCCGCCGCCCATCGCCGCGTTCTGCCGCAGCGGGCGAGGGGTGACGATCGGCTCGCTCTCCAAGCTCATCTGGGGCGGCCTTCGCGTCGGCTGGCTGCGCGCCCCGGCCGCCCTTCTGGACGCCGCCGCGGAGCTCAAGGTGATGAGCGATCTCGGGAACTCTCCCCTCTCGCAGACTCTCGCCACGCGCCTCATGCGGCGGCTTCCGGACATTCGAACGCGCCGGCGCGCCGAAATCGTCGAGCGATTCGAAGTCCTCGCGAGCGAGCTCACCCGGCGGCTCCCCGAGTGGGAGTGGACGCGGCCGCTCGGCGGGCTGTCGGTCTGGGTCCGCCTCCCGCGCGGCGACGCCGAGGAATTCGGGGCGGTCGCGCGGCGGCACGGCGTCGCGATCCTCCCCGGATCGGTCTTTTCCCCGTCGAACGGACATGCCGACCACATCCGCCTTCCGTTCTGCCTCGAGCCCGACGAGATCCGCGACGGCATCGCGCGGCTCTCGCGGGCGTGGGCGGAGTACGTGCCCGCGTCGGCCGGACGGCCGTCGGAGAGACCTCTTCACGTGGTCGTCTGA
- a CDS encoding TonB-dependent receptor: protein MDTILLIFLAALSRWVPHIPNFTAVGAIAIFSGARLSRRRGAFFIPFAAMAISDFFIDFGTGRAILTPIRIAVYASFAASLFLGRLLPARSSVARTAAVVFASSFAFFVVTNLAVWASSGMYPHSPAGVFRCYAAALPFFRNDLFGTLAWTGILFAAEAVARRHREKRRTALAVLTVAALVLPSSSRAQALPPVAENVVVSASIAPEVEPSISASVTVIPREQIEKSGKTDVLELLREVPGVDVVQSGGAGTVASVFIRGATSFQTLVLIDGVRVNSPYGAGYDFSSLPAQNVERIEVVRGPFSALYGADAVGGVVSILTRAASSTPSGRVTAAAGNRGFHEETLFATGGAGPFSLALSGRDVHDGGDPQVVAGTAVDNGAWRDRTGSAQFAWTPTDGFRAGLNVDRTFARTEIPSDGSAATPHRTTDFGQTIWTVPVRARLGDDNTLTGSLSEVDLHPTASDPDDASGFFASDTVAKTRGARAADSWSISPQNTLSGAASWERSTVDSQGAFGPIIADRRISTWGIAGEDQWTFAGGRFKAVGGVRYDRHSQFGSATDPRVSLVWNVDSLDSLRASYGTAFRAPSIVDLYYPFYGNPDLQPERSRSYEVGFSRSPDPWRLDVALFRNDIRDLIQYDVVRQLPGNVGRARTEGVEASAVFSARSPLSGRLSYTYLRAVDETTGDPLVRRPRHRGALDLAWNARPWLVFASAIWVGRRADFEAGYPYGPTEDPSYLRLDAHLEYRWRSVAPFVTLENALDRKYAEANGFPATRRRVSAGMIATF, encoded by the coding sequence ATGGACACGATTCTTCTCATCTTTCTCGCCGCACTCTCCCGATGGGTTCCCCACATTCCCAATTTCACGGCGGTCGGCGCCATCGCGATCTTTTCCGGCGCCCGGCTTTCCCGGCGGAGGGGAGCCTTCTTCATCCCTTTCGCGGCAATGGCGATCTCCGATTTCTTCATCGACTTCGGCACGGGCCGCGCGATCCTGACCCCGATCCGAATCGCCGTCTACGCCTCGTTCGCCGCGTCGCTGTTCCTCGGAAGGCTCCTCCCGGCGCGATCCTCCGTCGCACGGACGGCGGCCGTGGTGTTCGCTTCGTCGTTCGCGTTCTTCGTCGTCACGAATCTGGCGGTCTGGGCATCGAGCGGGATGTACCCGCACTCGCCGGCGGGCGTTTTTCGCTGCTATGCCGCGGCGCTCCCCTTCTTCCGGAACGACCTCTTCGGCACGCTCGCATGGACCGGGATTCTCTTCGCCGCCGAGGCCGTGGCCCGGCGGCATCGCGAGAAGCGCCGGACGGCCCTGGCGGTGCTGACGGTCGCCGCGCTCGTCCTGCCCTCCTCTTCCCGCGCCCAGGCCCTCCCCCCCGTGGCCGAAAACGTCGTGGTCTCCGCGTCGATCGCGCCGGAGGTCGAGCCGTCGATTTCGGCCTCCGTGACGGTGATCCCGCGCGAGCAGATCGAGAAGAGCGGGAAGACGGACGTCCTCGAGCTCCTGCGGGAGGTGCCGGGCGTGGACGTCGTCCAGAGCGGAGGAGCGGGCACCGTCGCGAGCGTCTTCATCCGCGGCGCGACCTCGTTCCAGACCCTGGTCCTGATCGACGGCGTCCGCGTGAACAGCCCCTACGGGGCGGGCTACGACTTCTCGAGCCTCCCCGCGCAGAACGTCGAACGGATCGAGGTCGTCCGCGGGCCGTTTTCCGCGCTCTACGGAGCGGACGCCGTCGGCGGAGTCGTCTCGATCCTGACGCGGGCGGCCTCCTCGACTCCTTCCGGCCGGGTCACGGCGGCGGCCGGCAACCGCGGGTTCCACGAAGAAACGCTCTTCGCGACCGGCGGCGCCGGACCGTTCTCGCTCGCGCTTTCGGGCCGCGACGTCCACGACGGCGGCGATCCCCAGGTCGTCGCGGGAACGGCGGTCGACAACGGCGCGTGGCGCGACCGGACCGGCTCGGCGCAGTTCGCGTGGACTCCGACCGACGGGTTCCGCGCGGGGTTGAACGTCGACCGGACGTTCGCCCGGACGGAGATTCCGTCGGACGGGTCCGCCGCGACGCCTCACCGCACGACGGATTTCGGCCAGACGATCTGGACGGTGCCGGTCCGGGCGCGCCTCGGCGACGACAACACTCTGACGGGATCGCTGTCGGAGGTCGATCTGCACCCCACCGCGTCCGATCCCGACGACGCGAGCGGCTTCTTCGCGAGCGACACCGTCGCGAAGACCCGCGGAGCGCGCGCCGCGGACAGCTGGTCGATTTCCCCGCAGAACACGCTCTCCGGGGCGGCCTCGTGGGAGCGATCCACGGTCGACTCCCAGGGCGCCTTCGGGCCGATCATCGCGGACCGCCGAATCTCCACCTGGGGAATCGCCGGGGAGGACCAATGGACGTTCGCGGGCGGCCGCTTCAAGGCGGTCGGCGGCGTTCGATACGACCGGCATTCGCAGTTCGGGTCCGCGACCGATCCGCGGGTCTCGCTCGTCTGGAACGTCGATTCTCTCGACTCGCTCCGCGCCTCGTACGGCACCGCGTTTCGGGCGCCGTCGATCGTCGACCTCTACTATCCCTTCTACGGGAACCCCGACCTCCAGCCGGAACGCTCGCGGAGCTACGAGGTCGGCTTCTCTCGATCCCCCGATCCGTGGCGCCTGGACGTCGCGCTCTTCCGCAACGACATCCGGGACCTCATCCAGTACGACGTCGTGCGGCAGCTGCCCGGCAACGTCGGTCGGGCGCGAACCGAAGGCGTCGAGGCTTCCGCCGTCTTCTCGGCCCGGTCGCCGCTCTCGGGACGCCTCTCCTACACCTACCTCCGCGCGGTCGACGAGACGACGGGAGACCCGCTCGTCCGCCGTCCGCGGCATCGCGGCGCGCTCGACCTCGCGTGGAACGCCCGGCCGTGGCTCGTTTTCGCTTCGGCGATCTGGGTCGGGCGCCGCGCCGACTTCGAGGCGGGCTATCCCTACGGGCCGACGGAGGATCCTTCGTACCTGCGCCTCGATGCCCACCTCGAATACCGCTGGCGGAGCGTGGCTCCGTTCGTGACGCTCGAGAACGCCCTCGATCGGAAATACGCCGAAGCGAACGGATTCCCCGCGACCCGGCGCCGCGTCTCGGCGGGCATGATCGCGACGTTCTGA
- a CDS encoding cob(I)yrinic acid a,c-diamide adenosyltransferase, translating into MPRITKVYTRTGDDGTTGLGGGQRVPKDSARIAAFGTVDELNSQIGAAIAAGLDPAVSSRLSTVQNELFHLGSDLCTLEDDKVKRPVPVIEQRHVDALESWMDEMSRELPPLENFVLPGGAPGAARLHLARTVCRRAEREAIALSRKERIGGHVVPYLNRLSDALFVAARFENRRRGAPDVLWNSRV; encoded by the coding sequence ATGCCCCGCATCACGAAGGTCTACACGCGCACGGGCGACGACGGTACGACGGGACTGGGAGGAGGGCAGCGCGTGCCGAAGGATTCCGCGCGCATCGCCGCCTTCGGAACCGTCGACGAGCTCAACTCGCAGATCGGCGCCGCGATCGCGGCGGGGCTCGATCCGGCCGTTTCGAGCCGCCTTTCCACGGTTCAGAACGAGCTCTTCCACCTCGGCTCGGATCTCTGCACCCTCGAGGACGACAAGGTGAAACGCCCCGTTCCGGTCATCGAGCAGCGGCACGTCGACGCGCTGGAAAGCTGGATGGACGAGATGTCGCGGGAGCTCCCCCCGCTCGAGAACTTCGTGCTCCCGGGCGGCGCGCCGGGTGCCGCCCGGCTCCATCTGGCGCGAACCGTCTGTCGCCGCGCCGAGCGCGAGGCGATCGCCCTTTCCCGGAAGGAGAGAATCGGCGGGCATGTCGTGCCGTATCTGAACCGCCTCTCCGATGCGCTCTTCGTCGCGGCCCGATTCGAGAACCGGCGGCGCGGCGCGCCCGACGTCCTCTGGAACAGCCGGGTGTAG
- a CDS encoding cyclodeaminase/cyclohydrolase family protein: MNFERQAFRDFRASLASDAPTPGGGTASAGAGAMGASLLSMVLGLTLPKEKFASVADELRPIAEEADRAGARLEALMNEDAASFDAMVAARKLPKETDDEKEARSRAMQEAARHAADVPMETARCAATLLSRVPLVAEKGNPNAASDAGVAALLLAAAAEGALLNVGINLGSIKDPAVVQAMEKETAKISGDVERLRAQVIALVRKSFSK; the protein is encoded by the coding sequence ATGAATTTTGAGCGACAGGCATTCCGCGATTTCCGGGCGTCCCTCGCATCGGACGCGCCGACGCCGGGAGGCGGGACGGCCTCGGCCGGCGCGGGCGCGATGGGAGCGTCTCTCCTGTCGATGGTGCTGGGGCTGACGCTGCCGAAGGAGAAGTTCGCGTCCGTGGCCGACGAACTCCGCCCGATCGCCGAAGAGGCCGATCGCGCCGGCGCGCGCCTCGAAGCGCTGATGAACGAGGACGCCGCCTCCTTCGACGCCATGGTCGCGGCGCGAAAGCTGCCGAAGGAGACCGACGACGAGAAGGAAGCGCGGTCCCGCGCCATGCAGGAAGCCGCGCGTCACGCGGCGGACGTGCCGATGGAAACGGCGCGCTGCGCGGCGACCCTCCTTTCTCGCGTTCCGCTCGTCGCGGAGAAGGGAAATCCGAACGCCGCCTCGGACGCCGGCGTCGCGGCGCTGCTCCTCGCGGCAGCGGCGGAAGGCGCGCTGCTGAACGTCGGCATCAATCTCGGCTCGATCAAGGATCCGGCGGTCGTCCAGGCGATGGAGAAGGAGACCGCGAAGATTTCGGGGGACGTGGAGAGACTCCGGGCGCAGGTCATTGCGCTCGTCCGCAAGTCGTTTTCCAAGTAG